Proteins encoded together in one Chaetodon auriga isolate fChaAug3 chromosome 20, fChaAug3.hap1, whole genome shotgun sequence window:
- the LOC143339279 gene encoding nectin-3-like protein, with protein sequence MEKRSLPSNRRLLLTSLLTLFVLTLGVSSFQVVVPEKVKAVLGKDITLSCRIEVGSNVSLTQSSWERCLPTGNITLAGFSPEFGIFISLGYVRRASFVSPSVQDVTITISGASFADIGPYTCTAVTYPLGITQASTHVDVLAEPKAYVSASPTALLDGGNESLVATCIAERGRPVAEVFWETELYGRSERQSMDEPNGTSTIHVRYMWQPQSYAQGKTLTCVVRHPALQTEFRIPYILSVQFAPMVSITGTDKNWHVGQENVRFICDAKANPRAHHFTWTRLDGSMPEGVEISNNSFAFTRPLDRNDSGVYRCEVMNDIGLRSQDVTLWVQDPPTTTAAPSTTASLLHDASGTSTAVDQRQALFTSLTPAPLPDSSQGAIVGRAVGGVLFLILLLILVGACNMSRRRTFRGDCNTKLCLSPSDMQKESQLEMRELQEDYEDKTSKGSQMWQEDKVIEEQDLP encoded by the exons ATGGAGAAAAGGAGTTTGCCTTCTAACAGACGGCTACTTTTGACGTCACTTCTCACCTTGTTCGTGCTTACCT tAGGTGTGAGCAGTTTCCAGGTGGTTGTTCCTGAGAAAGTGAAAGCAGTGCTGGGGAAGGacatcacactgagctgcagaatAGAAGTGGGCTCCAACGTCAGTCTCACACAGAGCTCGTGGGAACGTTGTCTTCCTACAGGCAACATTACCTTGGCAGGGTTCAGCCCCGAATTTGGGATCTTCATCTCTCTGGGTTATGTCAGACGCGCCTCATTTGTCTCCCCATCTGTGCAAGATGTTACCATTACCATCAGTGGAGCTAGCTTTGCAGACATCGGGCCCTACACCTGCACAGCGGTAACATATCCTCTGGGCATCACCCAAGCATCCACCCATGTTGATGTATTAG CGGAGCCAAAGGCTTATGTGTCTGCCAGTCCCACAGCTCTGCTGGATGGTGGGAATGAGTCATTGGTGGCCACCTGCATCGCGGAGCGTGGCCGTCCCGTTGCTGAGGTGTTCTGGGAGACGGAGCTGTACGGACGAAGCGAGAGGCAAAGTATGGATGAGCCCAACGGCACCAGCACCATACATGTGCGCTACATGTGGCAGCCACAGAGCTACGCCCAGGGAAAGACACTCACCTGTGTGGTGCGACACCCCGCTCTGCAAACAGAGTTTCGCATACCATACATACTAAGTGTTCAAT tTGCACCAATGGTATCGATAACAGGAACTGACAAAAATTGGCATGTGGGTCAAGAGAATGTGAGGTTCATCTGTGATGCCAAAGCCAACCCACGTGCTCATCACTTCACATGGACCAG GTTGGATGGATCGATGCCTGAGGGTGTTGAGATCTCAAACAATAGCTTTGCCTTCACTCGACCGTTGGACCGTAATGACTCTGGAGTATATCGCTGTGAAGTGATGAATGACATCGGCCTCCGCAGTCAGGATGTAACCCTCTGGGTACAAG ATCCCCCCACCACCACGGCCGCCCCCAGCACCACTGCATCCCTCCTGCATGACGCCTCCGGAACCAGCACTGCTGTGGACCAGCGGCAAGCTCTATTCACCTCCCTGACGCCAGCTCCCTTACCCGACAGCAGCCAGGGCGCTATCGTCGGCAGGGCTGTAGGTGGAGTTTTATTCCTGATCCTCTTGCTGATCCTTGTCGGTGCCTGCAACATGTCACGGCGCCGCACCTTCAGGGGAGACTGCAACACCAAACTGTGCCTGAGTCCCTCCGACATGCAGAAGGAGTCTCAGCTGGAGATGCgtgagctgcaggaggactACGAGGACAAGACGAGCAAAGGCAGCCAGATGTGGCAAGAGGACAAGGTCATTGAGGAGCAGGACCTT Ccctga